In one Methylobacterium sp. SyP6R genomic region, the following are encoded:
- a CDS encoding uracil-DNA glycosylase has translation MTPDAPDSRDLLSFLDFHVAAGVDAALDETPHDRFAEPEAPRRAVRAEATASEAPSRPLPSANDEPSWAAPDRQEAPGQEVPRRELPRREAVREAPRAEAASTYGRSAAAAPGEAAGDARELAATAASLEELEGLLGRFESCALRFTAKNLVFADGNPQARVMFVGEAPGADEDRIGKPFMGRSGQLLDRMMAAIGLDRTNAYVGNVVPWRPPGNRNPTPQELATCKPFIERQIALADPDILVCLGGVATQALAGTKDGILKSRGRWFPYRTDKREIRLLATLHPAYLLRQPLQKRLAWRDFRALRAALDEGAP, from the coding sequence ATGACGCCCGACGCTCCCGACAGCCGCGACCTGCTCTCCTTCCTCGACTTCCACGTCGCGGCGGGCGTCGATGCCGCGCTGGACGAGACGCCGCACGACCGCTTCGCCGAGCCGGAAGCGCCGCGTCGCGCCGTCCGGGCGGAGGCTACAGCGTCCGAGGCGCCGTCTCGGCCGCTTCCGTCCGCGAATGACGAGCCCAGCTGGGCGGCGCCTGATAGGCAAGAAGCTCCCGGACAAGAGGTTCCTCGCCGGGAGCTTCCCCGTAGGGAGGCGGTGCGCGAGGCGCCGCGGGCGGAGGCCGCCAGCACCTACGGCCGTTCCGCCGCGGCCGCTCCCGGCGAGGCGGCAGGCGACGCCCGCGAACTCGCCGCCACCGCCGCGAGCCTGGAAGAGCTGGAAGGCCTGCTTGGCCGGTTCGAGAGCTGCGCGCTCCGCTTCACCGCCAAGAACCTCGTCTTCGCCGACGGCAACCCGCAGGCGCGGGTGATGTTCGTCGGCGAGGCGCCGGGGGCGGACGAGGACCGGATCGGCAAGCCGTTCATGGGTCGCTCGGGCCAGCTCCTCGACCGGATGATGGCGGCGATCGGGCTCGACCGGACCAACGCCTATGTGGGCAACGTCGTGCCCTGGCGCCCGCCGGGCAACCGCAACCCGACCCCGCAGGAACTCGCGACCTGCAAGCCGTTCATCGAGCGGCAGATCGCGCTGGCCGATCCCGACATCCTGGTCTGCCTCGGCGGCGTCGCCACCCAGGCGCTCGCCGGGACCAAGGACGGCATCCTGAAGTCGCGAGGGCGGTGGTTCCCCTACCGGACCGACAAGCGCGAGATCCGGCTGCTCGCCACCCTGCACCCGGCCTACCTGCTGCGCCAGCCGCTGCAGAAGCGTCTTGCCTGGCGCGACTTCCGGGCTCTGCGGGCGGCCCTCGACGAGGGCGCGCCGTGA
- a CDS encoding electron transfer flavoprotein-ubiquinone oxidoreductase: MELPEREAMDFDVVIVGAGPAGLAAAIQLKQLASEAGTEVSVVVVEKGSEVGAHILSGAVIDPSGLDSLVPGWREDPDRPLKTEVVKDEFMFLGPAGGVSLPNIAFPKLMSNHGNFVGSLSNVTKYLGRKAEELGVEIYPGFPAAEILYDDAGAVVGIATGDLGIARSGEARDDFTRGMELRAKYTVFGEGARGSLTKKLIDRYRLNQHSDHQKYGLGVKELWQVKPEKFRPGLVQHSMGWPLPNKAGGGSWLYHFDDHLVSVGFVTHLNYENPTLSPFEEFQRFKTHPMIRDVFEGAKRIGYGARAIMEGGWQSVPKLVFPGGCLVGDSAGFVNVPRIKGSHNAVLSGMQAAGAIHEALAAGRAQDELTSYEEGWRSSPIGHDLKRVRNVKPLWSKYGTVVGVGLGGLDMWLNELAGLSLFGTLSHGKPDYACTKPLKDVKPIKYPRPDGVLTFDRLSSVYLSNTNHEEDQPVHLQVKDMGLQKSSEHDVFGGPSGRYCPAGVYEWIEEGGAPRYQINAQNCVHCKTCDIKDPNQNINWVTPEGPGGPNYVNM, encoded by the coding sequence ATGGAGCTGCCGGAACGCGAGGCGATGGACTTCGACGTGGTGATCGTCGGAGCGGGCCCGGCCGGGCTGGCTGCTGCCATCCAGCTGAAGCAGCTCGCCAGTGAGGCCGGCACCGAGGTGTCGGTGGTGGTGGTCGAGAAGGGCAGCGAGGTCGGCGCCCATATCCTGTCCGGTGCGGTCATCGACCCGAGCGGGCTCGACTCCCTGGTCCCCGGCTGGCGCGAGGACCCGGACCGCCCCCTCAAGACCGAGGTGGTGAAGGACGAGTTCATGTTCCTCGGGCCGGCGGGCGGCGTCTCGCTGCCGAACATCGCCTTCCCGAAGCTGATGAGCAACCACGGCAACTTCGTCGGCTCGCTCTCGAACGTGACCAAGTATCTCGGCCGCAAGGCGGAGGAACTCGGTGTCGAGATCTATCCGGGCTTCCCGGCCGCCGAGATCCTGTACGACGACGCGGGAGCCGTCGTCGGCATCGCCACCGGCGACCTCGGCATCGCCCGCTCGGGCGAGGCGCGGGACGACTTCACCCGCGGCATGGAGCTGCGCGCCAAGTACACGGTGTTCGGCGAGGGCGCCCGCGGCTCGCTGACCAAGAAGCTGATCGACCGCTATCGCCTCAACCAGCATTCCGACCACCAGAAATATGGTCTCGGCGTCAAGGAACTGTGGCAGGTCAAGCCGGAGAAGTTCCGGCCCGGGCTGGTGCAGCACTCGATGGGCTGGCCGCTGCCGAACAAGGCCGGCGGCGGCTCCTGGCTCTACCATTTCGACGACCACCTGGTGTCGGTAGGATTCGTCACGCACCTGAACTACGAGAACCCGACCCTGTCGCCGTTCGAGGAGTTCCAGCGCTTCAAGACCCACCCGATGATCCGGGACGTGTTCGAGGGCGCCAAGCGCATCGGCTACGGCGCGCGCGCGATCATGGAGGGCGGCTGGCAATCGGTGCCGAAGCTCGTCTTCCCGGGCGGCTGCCTCGTCGGCGACTCGGCCGGCTTCGTCAACGTGCCGCGCATCAAGGGTTCGCACAACGCGGTGCTGTCGGGCATGCAGGCCGCGGGCGCGATCCACGAGGCGCTCGCCGCCGGCCGGGCCCAGGACGAGCTGACCTCCTACGAGGAAGGCTGGCGGTCGAGCCCGATCGGCCACGACCTGAAGCGGGTGCGCAACGTCAAGCCGCTGTGGTCGAAGTACGGCACGGTCGTCGGCGTCGGCCTGGGGGGCCTCGACATGTGGCTCAACGAGCTCGCCGGCCTGTCGCTGTTCGGCACGCTCAGCCACGGCAAGCCGGACTACGCCTGTACCAAGCCGCTCAAGGACGTGAAGCCGATCAAGTACCCGAGGCCCGACGGGGTGCTGACCTTCGACCGTCTCTCGTCGGTCTACCTGTCGAACACCAACCACGAGGAGGACCAGCCGGTCCACCTCCAGGTCAAGGACATGGGCCTGCAGAAATCCTCCGAGCACGACGTGTTCGGTGGGCCGTCGGGCCGCTACTGCCCGGCCGGCGTCTACGAGTGGATCGAGGAGGGCGGAGCGCCGCGCTACCAGATCAACGCGCAGAACTGCGTCCACTGCAAGACCTGCGACATCAAGGACCCGAACCAGAACATCAACTGGGTGACCCCGGAAGGTCCGGGCGGTCCGAACTACGTGAATATGTGA
- a CDS encoding methyl-accepting chemotaxis protein, with amino-acid sequence MSLRRQIFLILGLIGCLFLGLTALQVIEAWNRADIMRRAAEANRVTDGLAAASASLAAERGLTNGWLAKPPAEAERPALSSLREEGDRRLSAALHDLRQDDAVSKAVAALDEARRDLASLRRRVDRVLAGSPDSDLAASWFPAATGVIAREQALFDAVRAGIAGSLPGALHHGLDIKRALWDASEFAGRERGRLNAAIAGRQVLAVDQVRALAALAGRVDAALAQARASAPALSPEFRDALAAASRRVEAFEATRAAVLRAGAAREPYPMTAEEWFARASDVVAGIARAREAATASLGAIVAAESRAGETWFLASLAILAGACAAVGGGALLLVRGVTGPLARMIEAMRRLTAGDLAVTVPAASPRSEIGAMATAMVRLRDGLASAAAVEEEAAIARLGAEAQRRAALRDLADRFEGSVGGVLAAVTAAAAEMEATARGMSEIAGRTADQSTQVAAAAEEASSNVATVAAAAGQLGTSVSEIGCRIGASAEMARSAAAAAAATADLVHELRQGAARIGDVLGLISTIADQTNLLALNATIEAARAGAAGRGFAVVAAEVKELAGQTARATAEIADQIARIQGSTEQAVAAIGGIAGQIGDISSASTAIAAAVEEQGAATQEIVRNVSEAAKGTGEVTGSVAQVAGAADETGAAASQVLSAASELSRQSEHLRGEVGRFLATVRAA; translated from the coding sequence ATGTCGCTGCGTAGACAAATTTTCCTCATCCTGGGCCTGATCGGCTGCCTCTTTCTTGGGCTGACTGCCTTGCAGGTGATCGAGGCGTGGAACCGGGCCGACATCATGCGACGTGCGGCGGAGGCCAACCGGGTGACTGACGGGCTCGCCGCCGCCTCGGCTTCGCTGGCGGCCGAGCGCGGGCTGACCAATGGCTGGCTCGCCAAGCCGCCGGCGGAGGCGGAACGTCCGGCGCTATCAAGCTTGCGCGAGGAGGGGGACCGCAGGCTCTCGGCCGCCCTGCATGATCTCCGCCAGGACGATGCGGTGTCGAAGGCCGTGGCCGCCCTCGACGAGGCGCGCCGCGACCTCGCCTCCCTGCGCCGGCGGGTCGACCGCGTGCTGGCCGGCTCGCCCGATTCCGACCTCGCGGCGTCCTGGTTCCCGGCCGCGACCGGCGTGATCGCCCGCGAGCAGGCCCTGTTCGACGCGGTGCGGGCCGGCATCGCCGGCTCGCTGCCGGGGGCGTTGCATCACGGCCTCGACATCAAGCGGGCGCTCTGGGATGCGAGCGAGTTCGCCGGGCGCGAGCGCGGGCGGCTCAACGCGGCGATCGCCGGGCGCCAGGTGCTGGCGGTGGACCAGGTCCGTGCCCTGGCGGCCCTCGCCGGGCGCGTCGACGCGGCGCTGGCCCAGGCCCGCGCCTCCGCGCCCGCCCTCTCGCCGGAGTTCCGGGACGCGCTGGCGGCGGCCTCCCGCCGGGTCGAGGCATTCGAGGCGACCCGGGCGGCGGTGCTGCGGGCCGGCGCCGCGCGCGAGCCCTATCCGATGACGGCCGAGGAGTGGTTCGCCCGAGCCAGCGACGTCGTCGCCGGCATCGCCCGGGCGCGGGAAGCGGCGACCGCCTCCCTCGGCGCGATCGTGGCGGCGGAGAGCCGGGCCGGCGAGACCTGGTTCCTGGCGTCGCTCGCGATCCTCGCCGGGGCCTGCGCGGCGGTCGGCGGCGGTGCGCTCCTGCTGGTGCGCGGCGTGACCGGGCCGCTCGCCCGGATGATCGAAGCCATGCGCCGCCTCACCGCCGGCGACCTCGCGGTCACGGTGCCGGCAGCCTCGCCCCGCAGCGAGATCGGCGCGATGGCAACCGCGATGGTGCGCCTGCGCGACGGCCTCGCCAGCGCCGCCGCCGTGGAAGAGGAGGCGGCAATCGCCCGCCTCGGTGCCGAGGCACAGCGCCGCGCGGCCCTGCGCGACCTCGCCGACCGGTTCGAGGGCTCGGTCGGCGGCGTCCTCGCGGCGGTGACCGCCGCGGCCGCCGAGATGGAGGCCACCGCCCGCGGCATGAGCGAGATCGCCGGGCGCACGGCCGACCAGAGCACCCAGGTCGCCGCCGCTGCCGAGGAGGCCTCCTCGAACGTCGCGACGGTCGCGGCGGCGGCCGGGCAACTCGGCACATCGGTGAGCGAGATCGGCTGCCGGATCGGCGCCTCGGCCGAGATGGCCCGGAGCGCCGCGGCTGCTGCTGCTGCGACCGCCGACCTCGTCCACGAGCTGCGCCAGGGCGCGGCGCGGATCGGCGACGTGCTCGGGCTGATCTCGACCATCGCCGATCAGACCAACCTGCTGGCGCTCAACGCCACGATCGAGGCGGCGCGGGCCGGCGCGGCGGGACGGGGCTTCGCGGTGGTGGCGGCGGAGGTCAAGGAACTCGCCGGCCAGACCGCCCGCGCCACGGCGGAGATCGCCGACCAGATCGCCCGTATCCAGGGCTCGACCGAGCAGGCGGTCGCGGCGATCGGCGGCATCGCCGGGCAGATCGGTGACATCAGCTCAGCCAGCACTGCCATCGCGGCGGCGGTGGAGGAACAGGGTGCGGCGACCCAGGAGATCGTCCGCAACGTCTCGGAGGCCGCCAAGGGCACCGGCGAAGTCACGGGCAGCGTCGCCCAGGTCGCAGGGGCGGCCGACGAGACGGGTGCCGCGGCGAGCCAGGTCCTGTCGGCGGCGAGTGAATTGTCGCGCCAGTCCGAGCACCTGCGCGGGGAGGTGGGGCGGTTCCTCGCGACGGTCCGGGCGGCGTGA
- a CDS encoding tetratricopeptide repeat protein, giving the protein MLKTRIPAPRRGSARAALALFLAASTAPALAARLPAREIAAPQAYEPADSLEGNFLAAYIAGASRDTAAAATYYREAVKGDPRNAELLERSFVALLADGSLPEAFRAAERLTARDGANGLAQLALGVQKIKAKQFAAARQNLQRGGKGAAADLTSTLLTAWSYAGAGEGKKAQETINKLKGERYYNVFRDYHAGLIAALVGDKVEAERRLKSAYDADRNTLRIVDAYGRFEADSGRPDLAVAAYQEFDNVLPRHPIVRDALDKLKAGKPLTPLITSAQEGAAEVLYGLGSAGTSQGDELPAVVYLRLALYLAPEHSLALLTLADTLERMKAPDRANEVFARMPASSPLKLNADIQIGLNLEQMGKGEEALTHLDQVAKTYPNDIDVISALGNVQRSRKKYAESAQTYTKAIDLIGDQPARNYWTLYYFRGTSYERAKEWPKAEADLKKALELVPATQPNGRAQVLNYLAYSWVDQNMNIDEAFRMLKQAVDLQPRDGMIIDSLGWAYYRLGRWDDAVRELEKAIELKPGDPTINDHLGDAYWRSGRRLEGKFQWQHAKDLNPEPEDLAKIEAKLKDGLPELEKPAATAETQPAPAPQPEMPKGAPAPTEPPAMGTETKSGG; this is encoded by the coding sequence GTGCTCAAGACCCGAATCCCTGCCCCCCGCCGCGGATCGGCGCGCGCCGCGCTGGCCCTGTTCCTCGCCGCCTCGACGGCGCCGGCCCTCGCGGCGCGGCTGCCGGCGCGGGAGATCGCTGCCCCGCAGGCCTACGAGCCGGCGGATTCGCTGGAAGGCAACTTCCTCGCCGCCTACATCGCCGGCGCCTCCCGCGACACGGCGGCCGCCGCCACCTATTACCGCGAGGCGGTGAAGGGGGATCCCCGCAACGCGGAACTCCTCGAACGCTCCTTCGTGGCCCTGCTCGCCGACGGTTCCCTGCCGGAGGCTTTCCGCGCCGCCGAGCGGCTGACGGCGCGGGACGGGGCCAACGGCCTCGCCCAGCTCGCGCTCGGCGTGCAGAAGATCAAGGCCAAGCAATTCGCCGCGGCGCGCCAGAACCTCCAGCGCGGCGGCAAGGGCGCGGCGGCCGACCTGACCTCGACGCTTCTGACCGCATGGTCCTATGCCGGGGCCGGCGAAGGCAAGAAGGCGCAGGAGACCATCAACAAGCTCAAAGGCGAGCGCTACTACAACGTCTTTCGCGACTACCACGCGGGCCTGATCGCCGCGCTCGTCGGCGACAAGGTCGAGGCGGAGCGCCGCCTGAAATCGGCCTACGACGCCGACCGCAACACGCTTCGCATCGTCGACGCCTATGGCCGCTTCGAGGCGGATTCCGGCCGGCCCGACCTCGCGGTGGCGGCCTACCAGGAATTCGACAACGTCCTGCCGCGCCACCCGATCGTGCGCGACGCCCTCGACAAGCTGAAGGCCGGCAAGCCGCTCACCCCGCTCATCACCTCGGCCCAGGAAGGCGCCGCGGAGGTGCTCTACGGCCTCGGCTCGGCCGGGACCTCGCAGGGCGACGAATTGCCGGCGGTGGTGTACCTGCGCCTCGCGCTCTACCTCGCCCCCGAGCATTCGCTCGCGCTGCTGACGCTGGCCGACACGCTGGAGCGGATGAAGGCGCCCGACCGGGCGAACGAGGTCTTCGCCCGCATGCCGGCGAGTTCGCCGCTCAAGCTCAACGCCGACATCCAGATCGGCCTCAACCTCGAGCAGATGGGCAAGGGAGAGGAAGCCCTCACCCATCTCGACCAGGTCGCCAAGACCTATCCCAACGACATCGACGTGATCTCGGCGCTCGGCAACGTCCAGCGCTCGCGCAAGAAATACGCCGAGTCGGCCCAGACCTACACCAAGGCGATCGACCTGATCGGCGACCAGCCGGCGCGCAACTACTGGACCCTGTACTACTTCCGCGGCACGTCCTACGAGCGCGCCAAGGAATGGCCGAAGGCCGAGGCCGACCTGAAGAAGGCGCTGGAGCTGGTGCCGGCGACGCAGCCCAACGGCCGCGCCCAGGTGCTGAACTACCTGGCCTATTCCTGGGTCGACCAGAACATGAACATCGACGAGGCCTTCCGCATGCTGAAGCAGGCGGTCGACCTCCAGCCGCGCGACGGCATGATCATCGACAGCCTCGGCTGGGCCTATTACCGCCTCGGCCGCTGGGACGATGCGGTGCGCGAGCTGGAGAAGGCGATCGAGCTGAAGCCCGGCGACCCGACCATCAACGACCACCTCGGCGACGCCTATTGGCGCTCCGGCCGGCGGCTCGAGGGCAAGTTCCAGTGGCAGCACGCCAAGGACCTGAACCCCGAGCCTGAGGACCTGGCGAAGATCGAGGCCAAGCTGAAGGACGGGCTGCCGGAGCTGGAAAAGCCCGCCGCCACCGCCGAGACCCAGCCCGCCCCGGCGCCGCAGCCCGAGATGCCGAAGGGCGCTCCGGCCCCGACCGAGCCGCCGGCGATGGGCACGGAGACGAAGAGCGGGGGCTGA
- a CDS encoding 4-(cytidine 5'-diphospho)-2-C-methyl-D-erythritol kinase, which translates to MPSLATRAPAKINLTLHVLGRRPGDGYHALESLVVFAGSSAGDLLTLEPGPALDLTVTGPTAGPAGPTDDNLVMRAARHLAAGIPDLKVGRFHLLKRLPVAAGIGGGSSDAAAALRLLGRLNGLGPDHPALMAAARRTGADVPVCLDPRARMMRGAGEAVGPALALAALPAVLINPGVPVETAPVFRALGLKVGEAHPLAGEPHPAIDGAHGLDALLARILPARNDLEAPALTVAPVIGDTLAALRDQPDCRLARMSGSGATVFGLFGHRSAAMAAARAIAAAQPGWWVRATLLR; encoded by the coding sequence GTGCCTTCCCTCGCCACCCGCGCGCCCGCCAAGATCAACCTGACCCTACACGTGCTCGGCCGGCGCCCCGGCGACGGCTACCATGCCCTGGAGAGCCTGGTGGTCTTCGCCGGCTCGTCTGCGGGCGACCTCCTCACCCTGGAGCCGGGACCGGCGCTCGATCTCACTGTCACCGGCCCGACCGCCGGTCCCGCCGGCCCGACCGACGACAACCTGGTGATGCGGGCGGCCCGCCACCTCGCCGCCGGGATCCCGGACTTGAAGGTCGGACGGTTTCACCTGCTGAAGCGCCTGCCGGTGGCGGCGGGGATCGGCGGCGGCTCGTCGGATGCAGCCGCCGCCCTGCGCCTCCTCGGGCGCCTCAACGGCTTGGGGCCCGATCACCCGGCCCTGATGGCTGCGGCGCGGCGCACCGGTGCCGACGTACCGGTCTGCCTCGATCCGCGGGCCCGGATGATGCGCGGTGCCGGCGAGGCGGTCGGCCCGGCGCTGGCCCTGGCGGCCCTGCCGGCGGTGCTGATCAATCCCGGCGTGCCGGTCGAGACGGCGCCGGTCTTCCGCGCGCTCGGGCTCAAGGTCGGCGAGGCGCATCCGCTCGCCGGGGAGCCCCATCCGGCGATCGACGGTGCGCACGGTCTCGACGCGCTGCTCGCCCGCATCCTGCCGGCCCGCAACGACCTGGAGGCTCCCGCCCTCACGGTCGCGCCGGTGATCGGCGACACGCTCGCGGCCCTGCGCGACCAGCCGGATTGCCGGCTCGCCCGGATGTCGGGCTCCGGCGCCACGGTGTTCGGGCTGTTCGGCCACCGCTCGGCGGCGATGGCGGCCGCTCGGGCGATCGCGGCGGCGCAACCGGGCTGGTGGGTGCGGGCGACGCTGCTGCGCTAG
- the tgt gene encoding tRNA guanosine(34) transglycosylase Tgt codes for MTDQFTFTVAATDGPARTGEIRMPRGVIRTPAFMPVGTAGTVKAMYPEQVKALGADVVLGNTYHLMLRPGAERVARLGGLHAMMQWPYPILTDSGGFQVMSLAGLRKLDETGVRFQSHLDGSTHLLSPERSIEIQGLLGSDIQMQLDECVRLPAPESAIESAMRLSLRWAERCRIAFGDQPGKAMFGIVQGGDIPALRIESAKALVDLDLKGYAVGGLAVGEPQATMLAMIETVEPHLPTAKPRYLMGVGTPDDIVQAVSRGIDMFDCVMPTRAGRHGMVYTRHGRLNLRNARFAEDNSPLDPESTCPAANQYSKAYLHHLVRAGEILGMMLLTWNNLSYYQDLMAGLRRAIAEGRLQDFIGETREGWQKAERDRAG; via the coding sequence ATGACCGACCAGTTCACCTTCACCGTCGCGGCGACCGACGGACCGGCCCGCACCGGCGAGATCCGGATGCCGCGGGGCGTCATCCGCACCCCGGCCTTCATGCCGGTCGGCACCGCCGGCACCGTCAAGGCGATGTACCCCGAGCAGGTGAAGGCGCTCGGCGCCGACGTGGTGCTGGGCAACACCTACCATCTGATGCTGCGCCCCGGCGCGGAGCGGGTGGCGCGGTTGGGCGGCCTCCACGCCATGATGCAGTGGCCCTACCCGATCCTGACCGATTCCGGCGGCTTCCAGGTCATGTCGCTGGCGGGCCTGCGCAAGCTCGACGAGACCGGGGTGCGGTTCCAGTCGCATCTCGACGGCTCGACGCACCTGCTCAGCCCCGAGCGCTCGATCGAGATCCAGGGCCTGCTCGGCTCCGACATCCAGATGCAGCTCGACGAATGCGTGCGCCTGCCGGCGCCCGAATCGGCGATCGAGAGCGCGATGCGCCTCTCGCTGCGCTGGGCCGAGCGCTGCCGCATCGCCTTCGGCGACCAGCCCGGCAAGGCGATGTTCGGCATCGTCCAGGGCGGCGACATCCCGGCCCTGCGCATCGAGAGCGCCAAGGCCCTGGTCGATCTCGACCTCAAGGGCTATGCCGTCGGCGGGCTGGCGGTCGGCGAGCCGCAGGCGACGATGCTCGCCATGATCGAGACCGTCGAGCCGCACCTGCCCACAGCGAAGCCCCGCTACCTGATGGGGGTCGGCACGCCGGACGACATCGTCCAGGCGGTGAGCCGCGGCATCGACATGTTCGATTGCGTGATGCCGACCCGGGCCGGCCGCCACGGCATGGTCTATACCCGCCACGGCCGCCTCAACCTGCGCAACGCGCGCTTTGCCGAGGACAATTCCCCCCTCGATCCGGAATCGACCTGCCCGGCGGCGAACCAGTACAGCAAGGCCTACCTGCACCACCTCGTCCGTGCCGGCGAGATCCTGGGCATGATGCTACTGACCTGGAACAACCTGTCCTACTACCAGGATCTGATGGCGGGCCTGCGCCGGGCCATCGCCGAGGGGCGGCTCCAGGACTTCATCGGCGAGACCCGCGAGGGCTGGCAGAAGGCGGAGCGCGACCGGGCGGGGTGA
- the queA gene encoding tRNA preQ1(34) S-adenosylmethionine ribosyltransferase-isomerase QueA, whose product MRVDLFDFDLPEECIALRPAVPRDGARLMLLHPGSRPEDRIVRDLPGLLRPGDVLVFNDTRVIPARLRGLRHRDGTTVRLEAMLHLREAPDRWRAFVRPAKRLKVGDRVSFGGAGEGETCAMTRLDATIVARGEGGETTFAFDLAGPALDEAVAALGELPLPPYIAAKRPTDAQDAADYQTVYAREPGAVAAPTAGLHFTPDLLAACDAAGLAQVRVTLHVGAGTFLPVKADDTDAHRMHAEIGEITPEAAEALNRARAAGGRIVAVGTTALRLLESAAEPDGTIRPWTGATDIFITPGYRFRAVDVLMTNFHLPRSTLFMLVSAFAGLEPMRAAYAAAIERGYRFYSYGDSSLLFRAETR is encoded by the coding sequence ATGCGCGTGGACCTGTTCGATTTCGACCTGCCGGAGGAGTGCATCGCCCTCCGGCCCGCAGTGCCGCGGGACGGCGCCCGGCTGATGCTGCTCCATCCCGGCTCAAGGCCGGAGGACCGCATCGTGCGCGATCTCCCCGGCCTGCTGCGGCCCGGCGACGTGCTGGTGTTCAACGACACCAGGGTGATCCCGGCGCGCCTGCGCGGCCTGCGCCACCGGGACGGCACCACGGTGCGCCTCGAGGCGATGCTCCACCTGCGGGAGGCGCCGGATCGCTGGCGCGCCTTCGTGCGGCCGGCCAAGCGCCTGAAGGTCGGCGACCGGGTCAGCTTCGGCGGGGCCGGGGAGGGCGAGACCTGCGCCATGACCCGCCTCGACGCCACCATCGTCGCGCGCGGGGAGGGGGGCGAGACCACCTTCGCCTTCGACCTCGCGGGACCTGCCCTCGACGAGGCGGTGGCCGCTCTCGGCGAGTTGCCGCTGCCCCCCTACATCGCCGCCAAGCGCCCGACCGACGCGCAGGACGCCGCCGATTACCAGACCGTCTATGCTCGCGAGCCCGGGGCGGTGGCGGCGCCGACCGCCGGCCTGCACTTCACGCCCGACCTGCTGGCGGCCTGCGATGCGGCCGGCCTCGCGCAGGTGCGGGTGACGCTCCATGTCGGCGCCGGCACCTTCCTGCCGGTCAAGGCCGACGACACCGACGCGCACCGGATGCATGCCGAGATCGGCGAGATCACGCCCGAGGCGGCCGAGGCCCTGAACCGGGCGCGGGCGGCGGGCGGGCGCATCGTGGCGGTGGGCACCACGGCGCTGCGGCTCCTGGAGAGCGCCGCCGAGCCGGACGGGACGATCCGGCCCTGGACCGGCGCCACCGACATCTTCATCACGCCCGGCTACCGCTTCCGCGCGGTGGACGTCTTGATGACCAACTTCCACCTGCCGCGCTCGACGCTGTTCATGCTGGTCTCGGCCTTTGCCGGGCTCGAACCGATGCGGGCGGCCTACGCCGCCGCGATCGAACGCGGCTACCGCTTCTATTCCTACGGCGATAGCAGCCTGCTCTTCCGGGCGGAGACGCGATGA
- a CDS encoding cation diffusion facilitator family transporter, producing MERAQAAALASAGVGLLVLALKFFAWWITGSLALYSDALESIINVVAAMTAFVALRVAAQPADQNHPYGHHKAEYFSAVIEGALIIVAAVVILRDAYDAILAPKTLDAPLIGVAVNGLATVINLVWGMMLVRRGRDWRSPALVADGKHVLADVFTSAGVLIGLGLATATGWAILDPVIAAVVAVNILWSGGAMVRDSVNGLMDEAAPPEMVGQIRRLISEHGEGALEAHDVRTRHAGQVTFIDFHLVVPGEMTVAESHTICDRLEAAIEGAVEGAVVTIHVEPAEEAKQRGLPVI from the coding sequence ATGGAACGTGCGCAAGCCGCCGCCCTCGCCAGCGCCGGGGTCGGGCTCCTGGTGCTCGCCCTCAAGTTCTTCGCCTGGTGGATCACCGGGAGCCTCGCGCTCTATTCGGACGCGCTCGAGAGCATCATCAACGTCGTGGCGGCGATGACCGCCTTCGTGGCGTTGCGCGTCGCCGCCCAGCCCGCCGACCAGAACCATCCCTACGGCCACCACAAGGCCGAGTATTTCTCGGCGGTGATCGAGGGCGCGCTCATCATCGTCGCCGCGGTGGTGATCCTGCGCGACGCCTACGACGCGATCCTGGCACCCAAGACCCTCGACGCGCCGCTGATCGGCGTCGCGGTGAACGGTCTGGCCACGGTGATCAACCTGGTCTGGGGCATGATGCTGGTCCGGCGCGGGCGCGACTGGCGCTCGCCCGCCCTGGTGGCGGACGGCAAGCACGTGCTGGCCGACGTCTTCACCTCCGCCGGTGTGCTGATCGGGCTCGGGCTCGCCACCGCGACCGGCTGGGCGATCCTCGATCCGGTCATCGCCGCAGTGGTGGCCGTCAACATCCTGTGGTCGGGTGGCGCGATGGTGCGCGACTCGGTCAACGGCCTGATGGACGAGGCGGCGCCGCCCGAGATGGTGGGGCAGATCCGCCGGCTGATCTCCGAGCACGGCGAGGGCGCGCTGGAAGCCCACGACGTGCGCACCCGCCACGCCGGCCAGGTCACCTTCATCGACTTCCACCTCGTGGTCCCGGGCGAGATGACGGTGGCGGAATCGCACACGATCTGCGACCGGCTGGAAGCCGCGATCGAGGGCGCGGTGGAGGGCGCCGTGGTGACGATCCACGTCGAGCCGGCGGAAGAGGCCAAGCAGCGCGGGCTACCGGTTATCTGA